AGACCGCATTCGGAGTGTTCAGCGACCACTATGAAGACTTCGACGGCGTGAATATCGACCGAGACTTCAAGGAGTACTTGGTACACACGCTGGATCGAGAAAAAATGGAAATGAGCCGCGGTGAAAACTGAGCCCGGTTTGGCCTGACCCGAACGGATTATATTCCATACAAATTATTGCCCCGGTAGGCGCCGCCGGGGTTTACGTTTTTTGAAAGCAAAAATGATGATTTTGGCGATAAATAATATATATTAGGGGCATGATCGATATCTACGCTTTGTCGAAAAACCCGCTTGTTTTCCAAAAGACGAGGACAATCACCTCGGCTTATATTGACGTATCCGGAAAGATGGGACTTGCCCAAACTGTACTCATGGTTCAGGACAACATAACCGAAAATTTCGGATCCATCAAGATGGACAACTTCGTGGTGAAGGAAAAGGGCGGCTTCTGGGTCGTTTACAAGGCGAAGTTCAAGTTCCTGCGCAGGCCGTACTGGCGCGACAAGGTGGTGACCACGTCGTTCCCGGCGGATAACCAGCTGATTCGACTCAACGAGAATACGGCCATCACGACTGTCGAAGGCGACCCGATCATCTTCGCCAAACAGGAGATGTGTTGCCTCAGCATGGACAGGCATCGTCCGATGCGGCTTTCGTCCGTGAACTTCCCGACGGAAGGGTTCCCGGAAGCGTTCATTACCGATGACTTTGACCGGTTCAACGTGAAGCCCGAGGAATACAAGGAAGTCTACCGGCAGAAGGTTTTGCCGCAGCATATCGACATGTCGCATCACATGAACAACATCGAGTACGTGAAGCTCGCATTGAACGTGTTCAGCGCTTCCGATTTGGAACTCTGCATTCCGTCGGCTCTGGAAATCCACTACCTGGGCGAATCGAAGGAAGGGCAGACCATGAAGATTTTCCGCGCCGACCACAACGGTGCGACCTACATGCGTATTCTCGACGAGACCGACCGTCCCGTCTTCGAAATGAAACTACGCATGATGTAGTCTTTGCTTTGTCACCTTGGAGGCCCTGCAAAGGAGCCGATAGGATTCAAACGCTTTGGGTTATACCAGAAAATCGAAGAACTCGGGCCGGTGAAAATCCGGCTTTTCTGTTTCTATCGGGAAGGCGCTCAGGTAATGCGGCGTCTTCGCCTTGTCGGCGCACTTGTACAGGTTCCCGCGCAGTTGCACGCCTTCGAAGGAATGCAGCCCGAACAGGCTTGCGGGAATCCGGATGCTCACGTTCCAGCTGATGAAATCCCCGATGACGCTCGCGAGTTGCTTCGAGCGTTCTATCTGCGCAAGGCGCGCGCTGCTCAGCGGCGTGCGGTTCTCGCGGTCGGGGCCGTGTGCCGCAAGGATGAACCCGCGGCTCGTCGTCTCGAAATTGTAGTATTCGGAATGGTCCGACGGATTCTCGATGAAGATTTCGACGCAGGAGTCTTCCCAGCTGTTGCCGCCGTCTTCCATGACTTCGGAGCGGAAGCAGTCCAGCGGTTCTTCGACAAAAAAATCAACTTGGAGAAAAGCGCCGTCGTTATGGACGTTTGCCATCACGGTGGGGAGCGCAATTCCGCAGTTCTTTTCCCAGTTCATGTTCGGTTTCAGGAGCATGTGATTAAAATAGATAAATCAGTGATTTAAGCGATTAATCACCCCATGGCTTGTTGCCGATATGGCGGTTCCTGCGCAAAAACGGCAATTTCATTTTGGCACGCTTCTTGCAAATAGAGTTGTGCCCCGCGGGTGTTCGGCTCATGCATTGCCGGCCGCGGGTTCAC
This region of Fibrobacter sp. genomic DNA includes:
- a CDS encoding acyl-[acyl-carrier-protein] thioesterase; its protein translation is MIDIYALSKNPLVFQKTRTITSAYIDVSGKMGLAQTVLMVQDNITENFGSIKMDNFVVKEKGGFWVVYKAKFKFLRRPYWRDKVVTTSFPADNQLIRLNENTAITTVEGDPIIFAKQEMCCLSMDRHRPMRLSSVNFPTEGFPEAFITDDFDRFNVKPEEYKEVYRQKVLPQHIDMSHHMNNIEYVKLALNVFSASDLELCIPSALEIHYLGESKEGQTMKIFRADHNGATYMRILDETDRPVFEMKLRMM
- a CDS encoding carbohydrate-binding family 9-like protein, which codes for MLLKPNMNWEKNCGIALPTVMANVHNDGAFLQVDFFVEEPLDCFRSEVMEDGGNSWEDSCVEIFIENPSDHSEYYNFETTSRGFILAAHGPDRENRTPLSSARLAQIERSKQLASVIGDFISWNVSIRIPASLFGLHSFEGVQLRGNLYKCADKAKTPHYLSAFPIETEKPDFHRPEFFDFLV